GCCAAGGCCGCGACGGTAAACCCCGCCTGGCGCAACTCGTCGAGACCGGCAGGCCACTGCTCGATGCGGGTCCACGGCACCTGAAATACCGTTCCCATCGAGACCTTGACCGCACGCCGGTAGAGCGGGTCGGCACACGTGGGCGAGACGAGCACGGCGTCGGCGCCGAGGCCCGCCGCAGACCGGAACGCCGCGCCCACGTTGGTGTGGTCAACGATGCCGTCAAGCACCACCACCAGGCGGGCGTCCCTCGCGATGTCGGCCACCGTAGGGAGCGCGGGACGGCGCATGGAGGCGAGGGCGCCGCGGTGGACGTCGTAACCGGTGACCGACTCGAGCACGGCGGCGGGCGCGACGTAGATGGGGATCTCCGCTGGCGCGAGGTGCTCCACGGACGGGAGCCAGCGCTCGCTCACCAGGAGGGACCGCGGAAG
The Demequina sp. TMPB413 DNA segment above includes these coding regions:
- a CDS encoding RNA methyltransferase — protein: MPVLPITDASDERLADYRNLTDVALRRRIEPERGLYMAEGAKVIARALAAGHLPRSLLVSERWLPSVEHLAPAEIPIYVAPAAVLESVTGYDVHRGALASMRRPALPTVADIARDARLVVVLDGIVDHTNVGAAFRSAAGLGADAVLVSPTCADPLYRRAVKVSMGTVFQVPWTRIEQWPAGLDELRQAGFTVAALALADDAVALEDFADAGHERVALVMGAEGDGLAPDALAAADYVVTIPMAGGVDSLNVAAASAVAVWALRH